One genomic region from Phragmites australis chromosome 1, lpPhrAust1.1, whole genome shotgun sequence encodes:
- the LOC133914463 gene encoding rust resistance kinase Lr10-like, producing the protein MANSCASHPSATWLALVIIISVVAVHVADAGGQDECPPFSCGDLHNISYPFRRPGDPPECGAQAYQLVCSRSKATIHINTGTYFVTSINYTDSSFWVVDANMDMHSSCPLPRRDRLPYSYDGLVLEIGPHHHRYDLATAGYWACLVNCSRAITNNAFYRPVNCLSVNGSFVYASISAFCLVGYLEPSCGYLAMIPFGRMYIHYPQLENASYADIIELAKQGFSILFPQDSYLHNPSWVLKQCLNNSTRYFREQLSGTSILNWIHAFFWSDVSFAKCVNNYNVPEKEAMFQWVVIAIVSVINISKLHVVLCRFVLPAVAVLIFLAHKYWKTRITIDAVEKFLRMQQMLGPMRYAYTDITAITSHFRDKLGQGGYGSVYKGVLLPGNVQVAVKMLGNSNCNGDEFISEVSTIGRIHHINVVRLVGFCAEEMRRALVYEYMPHGSLEKYIFSSERSFSWDKLNEIALGIARGIDYLHGGCDMQILHFDIKPHNILLDSNFVPKVADFGLAKLYPRDKSFVPASALRGTIGYIAPEMVSRSFGVISSKSDVYSFGMLLLEMAGGRRNADQNAANSSQAYYPSWVYDRLAEQEVGEISAAADMHELERKLCVVGLRCIQMKPQDRPTMSEVIEMLESGADGLQMPSRPFFCDDDHITVADSYHFSSELTAISEEDE; encoded by the exons ATGGCGAACTCCTGTGCATCTCATCCCTCTGCTACCTGGCTAGCTTTAGTAATCATTATTTCTGTGGTTGCAGTTCATGTagcagatgctggaggacaAGATGAGTGTCCTCCTTTCTCCTGTGGTGATCTTCACAACATATCCTACCCTTTCCGTAGGCCAGGTGACCCGCCTGAGTGCGGTGCGCAAGCATACCAGCTGGTCTGTAGCAGAAGCAAGGCTACGATTCACATCAACACGGGGACATACTTTGTGACCAGCATCAACTATACAGATTCGTCCTTCTGGGTTGTGGACGCCAACATGGATATGCACAGCAGTTGCCCTCTTCCTCGCAGGGATCGGCTTCCTTACTCTTACGATGGATTGGTCTTGGAAATTGGTCCACATCATCACCGTTACGATTTGGCCACTGCAGGCTATTGGGCATGCCTCGTTAATTGTTCGCGAGCAATAACGAATAATGCCTTCTACAGGCCCGTTAATTGCCTGAGTGTGAATGGTTCGTTTGTTTATGCCTCAATTTCTGCATTTTGTTTAGTCGGATATCTTGAACCTTCTTGTGGATACTTGGCCATGATTCCCTTTGGTAGAATGTATATCCATTATCCACAGCTAGAGAATGCAAGTTATGCTGATATCATAGAATTGGCAAAGCAGGGATTTTCTATTCTGTTTCCTCAGGATTCTTATCTCCATAATCCTTCTTGGGTACTCAAACAATGCCTAAATAATTCAACCAG GTATTTCCGCGAGCAATTATCTGGCACAAGCATCCTGAACTGGATTCATGCTTTCTTCTGGAGTGATGTAAGTTTTGCAAAATGTGTAAACAATTACAATGTCCCAGAAAAGGAGGCTATGTTCCAGTGGGTTGTGATAGCCATAGTATCTGTTATCAATATCTCCAAGTTACATGTTG TATTATGCAGGTTCGTGCTCCCAGCAGTGGCAGTATTGATCTTCCTTGCCCACAAGTACTGGAAAACAAGGATAACAATTGACGCCGTCGAGAAGTTCCTCCGGATGCAACAAATGCTCGGTCCAATGAGGTACGCCTACACCGATATCACCGCAATCACAAGCCATTTCAGGGACAAGCTAGGTCAGGGGGGATACGGCTCCGTGTACAAGGGTGTGCTACTCCCAGGCAATGTCCAGGTTGCCGTCAAGATGCTGGGCAACTCCAACTGCAACGGGGACGAGTTCATCAGTGAGGTCTCCACCATCGGTAGGATCCACCACATCAATGTGGTTCGTCTGGTGGGCTTCTGTGCAGAGGAAATGAGGAGGGCGCTCGTCTACGAGTACATGCCCCATGGTTCCCTCGAAAAGTACATATTCTCATCCGAGAGAAGTTTCTCATGGGATAAGCTCAATGAGATTGCTCTGGGGATTGCAAGGGGCATCGACTACTTGCATGGGGGTTGCGATATGCAGATCCTTCACTTTGACATCAAGCCACACAACATCCTTCTAGATAGCAATTTTGTCCCAAAAGTTGCCGACTTTGGCCTCGCCAAGTTGTACCCAAGGGACAAGAGCTTCGTGCCAGCGAGCGCCTTACGGGGAACTATTGGGTACATAGCTCCTGAAATGGTATCACGGAGCTTTGGTGTCATATCAAGCAAATCTGATGTCTACAGCTTTGGTAtgctgctgctggagatggcAGGAGGGCGAAGGAATGCGGACCAGAATGCAGCGAACTCAAGTCAGGCATACTACCCGTCGTGGGTGTATGACCGTCTAGCTGAACAGGAAGTGGGTGAGATATCTGCTGCTGCTGACATGCATGAGTTGGAGAGGAAGCTATGTGTTGTTGGGCTACGGTGCATTCAGATGAAgccgcaagatcgtccgaccaTGAGTGAGGTCATAGAAATGCTCGAATCTGGCGCTGACGGCCTACAAATGCCTTCTAGGCCATTCTTCTGCGATGATGATCATATCACTGTTGCAGATTCCTACCATTTCTCCTCTGAGCTGACTGCAATCTCGGAGGAAGACGAGTGA